The following nucleotide sequence is from Harpia harpyja isolate bHarHar1 chromosome 7, bHarHar1 primary haplotype, whole genome shotgun sequence.
CCAGCTGAAAAGTCACATCAGGCTCAAACTTAATCAGCAGGTTTAGTGCTCTTCCCTCTTTTTGAGGGTCTGGATATTGATCTCTGCTCTCTTGAAGTCTTAAGGAGAAGAGGGGAACTATAAtagcagaggcagaaaaaaagtaaaatggttCTAGCATCTGGCTTATGTACATTCGTTCATacagttgtatttttcttctgtagagtaaagctgaaacactttgaaaaattTCAGGACACAACAGAAGCACTTGCTGGTAAGTGAGTTAACACCattcttacaaaaaaaaccccaaacaaccctgTCAAGAACTACTTCACTCATTACTTACCTCTGTCCCTGCTCTGTTTCTTTGCTtagtttttaaattacaaatttttCAAAGTCaactgtttttgttgttttatgagGTAATCCATCCAGTCTATAGTGTTGTAGAGATGTAATGAAGTGTAGTTTTTTCCTACCATGATTATTTTCCAAGCAGCTCAGTAGTGAGCACCATGTAGAAGGTTTTGACTGGTATATGTAGCCTGTTGTCAATGATGGATTCTTGTTGAAGCTGAATATAACTGATTTGAGTCAACATTTCGTCACTACCACTGAGACAACAGACAGATATCAGAGTACATATATTATCACAACTGCCCTTGTTTTATGCACGCATATTATGTCTGTGTTTTTGCAGCCTAAAAAAATGCCTGTATTCCACTTAAGAAATTCAGGAGTTTAAACAAAACGGAAAGCCTTATATTCAGTAATTTTTACTAATTCAACACTTAAATGTTTGATGCTGTGGACTAGTTTGAACAGAAGTTACAGAAGTTCTAGCTAATCATTCAGAAATGGTGTGACTATTACTGCTGAATGTGCTGTATGGCATCATCAGGTGCATGTTCCAGGTCACATATACGACTAAAGAATGGACCTTCATATTCTGATGTGGTAGGATTAGCTTATAAAGGAAGCTAAGGAAAGAAGAATGGAGACACTGCCATCATACATGAGATGCAAGTGAAACAACTGAGACTCAAGCTGCTGTATATTCCTCTTCCTGGCATATTTTTTGGATTATGTTGCTTTTGCATAGGTTTGGATTCAGATCACATGTAGttagactgattaaaaaaaaacccaaacaaaactacCACCTCACAGAACAGAACAAGAACCACCCCCCTGCCAAAAACTTCTACTACTTTGCTTCAGGTTTACTAATCTGTGAAATGGAAGAGATTATTCAGACTACCTAGGTCACATTTATTTGGAAGGGAAGACTATTTATGTGGTTGTTCTAAGTGGATTAGGAGCTATTGGCCAGCTTGAAAGGTGGAAACATCTCTGTTGTAGAAAGGTTGAGAGGACTTAGATTTTACCCTTATGTTTCATTAACGTTCTGCAAATCAACCACTGGCTTCTGCTCTATTTGCTGTGATGAAGATGTTGCATCAATCACAGAAGTTCTGTGGAGCACAGAGCTGACCTGCAAAGAGAGTTGTATAAGTGCTTGCTTGAAATATATTGTGTGGGATTGTAAAACTTTTACAGAGCTATTAATACTTGAGAATGAAGAATGTCCTTTTAAAATTTGTCAGTCTACAAGCTATATTAAAAGGGTCTGTGTCTGACTGCCCAGTCAGTGTGTTTAGCATCATTCTTTGTTGGACTTTAGATAATACATTATCATCAGAGTATGCAGATAAGCCATTACTCAGTTTAGGATATCATGGTTGCTGACTAGGAGACCTGGAAAATGTTTGGTTAATTAAATGATACACAAAATGTTGCCATATAACCTTGCCTTCAGAAATGTTAAACATACATCCAGAGCATATGGCATACTGTTTGTAGAGATCCTTAAACAAAATTGACAGAAATAGAACTGAAACCACATGGAGAAACGAGAGGCAACTGGGAGAAGGGTTTTTGATTTAGGCCTCCAAAGGAGCAAGTatataattttcttctatttcgATTTTAGCTACTGCATGGCGAAGTAGTATTGCAGCTCAGACTAGAGCTACTGTGggcagttaaaataaaaataacaagttaGGAGTACTATTTTTACAGGTTTTAGGAGGGGAAAGAAACTGTATCTctggtgtttttgttttataCAGCATCCACAGCTCTTGTAGAAGGCAAGCTCAGCAAGAACTTGAAGAAAATTCTCAAGAAGATAGTGGCAAAAGATGCCCACGAACAGTTGGCTGTAGCAGATGCCAAACTTGGAGGTGTCATAAAGGTGATAACTGATTTTGCCATTCTTCCTTTTGTCTCGTGCTGCTGAAATCTTGTAGTCAGGTTCCAGAGATTTTGCAATTAGCAGCGATGGATTATGCTGCCAATGCTGTGTTTGCAGCGTGGAAGATGCCTAATCCTTATGATCAAATGTGTACTGCATGTATACTGGCAAGATGTTGTCTTGAGTACACAAGTGAATGATATGGTAAAAGTGCGCTAAGGTGTTCaggtttgctttatttctctcttaaatattggttaaaaatatttaaaatgattaaaaaattaatttccctaatGATCCCATCCAGAAAAAGGGGCAGGAGGGACAGCGAACAGATAAAAACAGCCAGGCACACATGCTTATTCATCACTAACAGATGCAGCAATAGGGGGGGTGATGACTTACTGTCTTTTGGGGAGCCACCTTGTTCTGCCTTCCTCAGTCTACAAGCAGTTGTGCACATCCTTCAGTCCTTGCCTAGCAGAGGAAAGAAGTAGTACAGTAGAGGTGGACTGCTTTCTCCAGTGTCTCCTAGGTGTCAGATATCATCACAACCACGAGGTTCCCATCTCATGTCTGATTACTCCGTGTTCCTGTGGTTTTTATTCTGACCACCTCCTTGGCCTGTCTTAGGAGACTGATGTAGGCTGCAAAATGAGGAGGATTTAGTGTTAAAGTGAATAATACCAAGGACTCTGAACTAATTATTCAGGTTTGTTCTCTGAAAAAGACCCAAAGCCCCCAGCCCTCTAcctctgaattttctctctgtgGCCATACCATTTCTAGTGAATGGCAGAATCTTGAATCTTTGGTTCCAGTGTCTATGTAGCAGATAGAGTATTAATTATAAATCTCCTCTTCAAACTGGAATTGTTACTGCGTGGGGAACTGGGGGTGTCACTACCTGGAGCATCAAAGATGACTGAAACTTGTGTGATCACAAGATTGCAGTGGGAAAACCAGGTGTAATGACATAAGAAGGACTTCCCTACGGGAAGAAGGGCTTTACAGGAATGTGATTTTTGTGCTTGACTTTGGACTATTGATTTCCATCCTGCAGGACAAACTGAATTTGAGTTGTATACACAGCCCAATGGTTACAGAGCTGATGAGAGGAATTCGCTCACAGATTGAAGGGCTTATTACAGGCCTCCCTTCTCGAGAGATGGCAGCTATGTGTCTGGGTCTTGCGCACAGGTGAGTTCCTGGAACAGCTCTGTTTCATCCCATGTCTGCCCCACTCCTGTGTGCTTGGCTATGCTGTGTTGCTTGATGTGTCTCAGAGTACGTGACATGGTCTCATACTCTCTAAGTCAAGACACATTTGTATCTGAAATCTTCTTTTATAAAGGAAGGATGTTCCAGTTTGCATCCACCCTTTAGAGAGGCTTAATCTTCACCCGAAGTTGATAGCTTTCCGTTGCATGTTACGTACTTTAGGATTTGGTTTGAAATGTCTCTGTAGCAGTCAAATGAGTAATTTAAAACTCCATTGCCACTGAGAGACAAGGTGAAGACCATGATTTGCTGATTTATGCGAGAATAAATACCCATATAATACATTAATGTAAATGTTAAAAGGCAGAGGTGACTTCCCACCTTGCTATCACTGCCTTTTAGGTTTGGTGAAGCAGTAGTTAAATACAAAGTTGTTGGGGTCAAGCATTCATTCATGAGTAACTTTTAATCCATATTGTGACATGAACTTGTCCTGTCTATGAGCCACTGGAAAGTTAGAGAACTGCTTTGCTGTagctattttcttaaaaatagatgTGCGTTTGCTTCGAAAATGGGCATTAATATTGAAAAAGGACTTTATCAATGCAGCCTTGCATCTTTATAAAGTGTCTTTTTACTGTAGCATACTGAGAAATTTTAAACATACGTTAAAGCCAGATGGTAATGGGCTTTTTCAGACAGTGAGAATTTGTTCCAGGAGGTTTCTTCTGTTGCTTCACATTAGCGTTGCTGATATTTGCTGCTGGGTAGGTACAGTTTTGTGGATTGCCTCCAGCCGCTGCAGAACTGGAAGGGCTGTTGACAAATACTTTTTGTGGGGAACCATGCAGAAAGAAACCAACAGCCAATTTCCTGCCACGGCACTCATGTTCAGTCTGCTGCATGTGGTACAGATAGCCTTAACTTTCCCTTTCACCCTGGTCACGAGGTATGTGCATGTACACATGTCAGAGCTGTTGCGAAACTTCTGTCATTGTGGCTTCTGGCCACAGCTGAGAGCAGTCGGTGGCATAAAACTGAGCTGGTATGAATGAATGTATGGACAGCTATATTCATGTAAAACAGGAACAGATGGGACATACTCTGCAGCAGGATGTCAGGATGCTGGTGAAACTGTATTTCTGTCTCCTCAGCCTTTCCCGATACAAGTTGAAATTCAGCCCGGACAAAGTAGATACCATGATTATCCAGGCAATTTGTAAGTATATTTAGAGCTTAAATTATTACTGGATTTGGCTTAGGATAGCTGACTTTTTTACATTGATTACAGAAAAGTATTGCTGTCAATTTCCTCCTAGCATGTTTCAGTAAATTGGGCATTGATATTCAGCCTGGCATAAGGTGTGTTTTCTTAATAGGGTTTTCCACAAGCAGGAACATTTTTAGGGTGATACAGTAAACTGGCATCCACTTTTTCTTAGCATAGAGATCAGCTGAAATACAGGCAGTATTAGTTCAGTCCCCCGAGGACTTCACTTCCCAACGTGCCTCCCTTCTGAGTAGTGTTGGGAGAATGAGCCCCACAGGACAGGATTTTCTAACCCTTCATTTTGGTGCTGTCTTGCATAGAGGGCAATGTAGAAATAGACTCTTACGTTAGGTGTGTAAAACCTACTGCAGTGTGTAATGCTGCATTCCATCTCCTTGCTTTCTTAATGGAAAATGGACTGAAATTGTAAACACAGCTAGGAAAGCCCATTCCTCATTTTTCCTTGAAGACATCCACATCATAATTGGCATGCTTGCTGTGAAGCAGTGGTGAGGAATCCTGTTTGAAATATTAATTCCCAGACTGTTGTCAATGATGAAACATAGCCTAGCTGAAATTAATGATTTAATTCAGTTCCCTCGTCACTACCACTGAGACAACAGATGGGAATGTTGGTATTGCGTTAGTAGGAAATATTTTAGCCTCAGGGCTCTGTAGCAATGTATGTTGTGGGTGTTACTCTTATGTTGTAAATCCGGTTATTGGTCATATCTGGTAAATGGTGAGCCTGTTGGATTTGTGTTGGgtatatttatattataaagaCAACTAAAGGACTTAATAcaatcttttaaatgaagtaattGGATACAAGATCAGTTTCCCaccattaaaacatttttccttaatGTTTATTAGATGGTTAAGTTTTACATCAATCTTGTGTGTAGCACTTTGGCTGACTGAGAGGAAGAATAACTGGCTGCTGCTCCCCTTCCAGGGGGATGTGCTTTGCAGCTGTTAAAGGAGTCTGTCCAAGACAGTCCCAGTGACAAAACTTTCAGGCCACACTCATGGGAATTctaatatttctgtaatattGTGCCTGGGATTATGCAGTTCTCTGAAAAGTGAAGACTTCTAATGTACTGCAGCTTATGTTTCATTCCAGTCTTTATGGgataaaatacttcagtttaCCTCCCTTTACGCTATTTATGTTTGTTGATTTGAGAGTTTTCCATTTTTTAGATTacctttttagaaaaaagaagtccattcttctttctcttaGCACTTCTTGATGACTTGGACAAAGAACTGAATAACTACATCATGCGCTGTAGGGAATGGTATGGTTGGCACTTCCCTGAACTGGGCAAAATCATCACAGATAACCTAACATATTGTAAATGTGTGCGGAAAGTTGGTGAGTAATAAGGAGGCATGAGCCTGCAGAATGTTGCATGTTAGTGTGCAGTGCATTAATGGCACTGATTTGTAGACCAGTGACTCGCTCGTCCAGCTGGTCATGACCCTGTATACAatcctgccttcagcagcagtgtAAATAGGGCCAGTAGAAAAGTAGTGTATGCTTGCATCTATATGTTGATGCAGTTTACCATTTTGAAGCTTAAGAGAAAGCTAATACCATATCGCCCATCAGTTCTTCATGGACCACCTGCATATCTTCTTAGAATCACAATTCATCAGCAGACCAGTTTGGAAATTAGCTGCCAAAAACTGATGTAAAGAGAATTGGTACCTGTTTGCGGGTGTTCTTGGAGACAATAACTGCTATAATTATAAGAGCAGAAAGAATGACTGCTGTATTATTTTGGACACTTGCCTCACCTTTTAGGCATGTGCTTTGTAttgatgattttattttatttttaaataatgaagttTGCCATTCCAAGAGAAACTTGTAGTTTTAAGGGAGCTTTTCTCCCAATTGTAGGAAGAATTACATAGGTTTGGTTAGTGGTAAATGACTGCTTGCTTCCTGGAATTCTTCCTTTGTAATCTTGTGATTGAAAAATTCGCAACAAGCAGCTACTGAAAAGGTGAAGTATGCAGTGTTACAGaataagggcttttttttctggtttcaaaTTTAATATTTCCAACCATTCTCAGCTAGTATAAACATGAAGTCAGAGCATTGACATATATTTTGGGAGTTTGGAATAGGATGATGGCAGACGTGACTCACTGTTGTTATTTTGGCCTTTTATCTTCAtctgtttctgtgcttttttacTAGTTCATCTCGCCCCCAGCACAAACATGCTTTCATCTGTCCCCCACAGGAGACAGAACCAATTTTGCCTCCTCTGATGTTTCTGACATCCTACCAGAGGAGATTGAAGAGGATGTGAAGGCTGCCGCTGAGATTTCCATGGGGACAGAAGTATCAGAAGAAGATATAAACAACATAATCCATCTCTGTGATCAGGTATGTACATGTGGATGAATAGCAACAGGAACTCCACTTTAGCCATATCAGAGCCTCTTAGACCAAGGAGAGGTTTTCCCAGGGCGTTGCTAACACACTTGTGATGGCAGTGATGATTATGTTGTTGCTTTCCTGATGTACAGATGTGAGGGTGCACAGTCACTACCTCATCTGAGCCATCTCAGACTGTTGATGTCTGCACAAAGTCTTCCAAAAGTGGCAGTCTTACTTTGGGGGGCAATGTTGGCATCATTGTGCTTTTAAGTCTTTGAGATAATGGTACTGTATAGCCTCTTCTTGATCTGTCACTTTTGAAGCTGGTTGATAAACCTGGGGTTAAAAGTGGAGCACTGAGGCCCCAAAAGAATTAGGAGCCCTATCCTGCTTTCATCTGGATTGTATGTGAACTCCCTCTGACTTCAGTGGTGCCAGTTGGATCCCTTTGTGACTTTACCAGGGAGTGGCAGGGTTAGGAGTTCCTGTTCTTGGTCTAGACTGGGCTGCTTTTTTATGTGCATTCTAATTGTGTGTATTTGTATGGAACAAGTAAAGAGCATTCATCCCATTTCAAGAGAATGGTGGCAAAGATTTATGTGAAAACTGAATGTTCCAGGGTTTTGTCCTAAAGAAAACGTCCTTACTaagtatttttgttctgcttcGCTGTCTTTGGCATGTTGTCAGCTCCTTTATCAGGAGCTTTGCTGAGAAAATAAGTTGCATAAGGGAATAAGCAATACAGATCCAATATACTGTATGGATGGAGCTCTGCTCTGGGAATATGCCCTATATAAAGCTTTCTATAACTTGGGCTCTCGGCtgtctgcattttgcattttattagtCTCCTTCATTGGAATTCTCAGCACTTGCTCATTTCAATATATTTTGCTCTTAATGTTTGTCAGTTAGCTAATACTGATTCCTGTAACCAAACTCTCTCTGTGCCAGGTGATTGAAATCTCTGAGTATCGGACACAGCTGTATGACTACCTGAAGAACAGAATGATGGCCATTGCTCCTAATCTCACCGTAATGGTGGGCGAACTGGTTGGAGCAAGGCTCATTGCTCATGCAGGTGGGTTACACTGTTACACTGATCAGTGTAAGTAAAGCTTAGATGACCTCATCAGAGGTTTTCTCTGAGGAGCTGGTCAGCTAAAAGCATTATGCAAGGGCCTGATGAACATCTTGTGGTAAAGTGGGGGAAGGTAGCTCTTGAGGAATCAGAGAATACCAGCATGAGCTTGGTAGTAGTCTGTGATGAGAGAGTTCTCGGTTGGCCTGAATTCTTTTTGGAATATGAGGGCAACTTAAGTCACTACCTCTTCTGAGACACTTACTGAGCCTCCTGCTGATAGTTCAGTCACTTTTGAGGTAAAATGCTGACAAACTGGCATTAGGCTTTTATAGTCAGACTGGCTCAAGGTAGCAGCCTTATTTCAGTTACCTGTGCTGCAGTTCTGTGATGACATGTTCTTGCTGCCAGACTTCATCAGGAGTAGGCATTACTCCAGTGTAATATGTTTTATTGAGTCAGCCTTCCTCCCTGTTGTTGAAATCAAACCAAGACAGTTGAAGCATGAAAGACTGAAATGGCTTACCTGTCCTTCAGGAAATGAACATGAAGCAGCTCTCATAGGAATAGATGGCTCTGAGCTTCCTACTTTTGCATAGTGTAGGAATCTAGCCTCCTGCTTCTCTAGCTGCTCCTTTTACAAATTACTGTTGCTGTGTCACCTCCTTCTAGGTTCCCTCTTGAATCTGGCAAAACATCCAGCTTCAACAGTTCAGTTACTGGGTGCTGAGAAGGCACTCTTCAGAGCACTGAAGACTAAACGGGACACACCTAAATTTGGCCTTATCTATCATGCTTCCCTAGTGGGACAAACCAATaccaaaaacaaaggaaaggtgAGTTGCAGAATTGTTTACCAGCTTGGCTTTTTCCAGAGCATGAATATCTGTCCGTGAGATGCCTTGAGCTTCACACTGAGGCTCTTTCCATGGCTTGCTTTACTGTATTGCTTCATGGTTATGTGGAACATGCCACTGTCCCACAAGTCTTTGGATGTCATTCATTCCTGTTTGAAAAAGCAAATGGGATTGTCCATTCGACACATCTGAGTAATAACAGATGCATTCCTGCTGAGTTATGATGTAATGCTGACTTTCTCAAGGGGTATGTTACTACTTTCTTCTACATGATAGTAAATTAAGCTGTTACAGGCTTTAGTCCTGCTTGAAAATCAGACTCTTTTTGTTGTGCTAAAGCTAGTAAGTTCTGTGGCTTGCTTTTAGAGACCATAGGCTTTTGTAGTTCAGGTTGATGAATATGTGTTTGAATTGTGGAGAAAGCTATCACCTCTAACTAACCTGATTTGAAGGTTGGGGTAGAGTGGGATATGTGTAACTAACTTGCTGTCTCAGATGTTTTCCCTCTATTTATCAAGAAAATAAGGTATTACATTAACAGTATTTCAATGTTGAAAGAATGATGTACTAAGTGGTTTTTGGACTAAACACTGCTAATAAATGGTcactttgttcttttgtttgtggGTATGGTTTCCAGAGTGAATCATTGCCTTATGTTAAGTCTTAGCATTTAATATTCTTTTTGGGTTTTCCAGATTTCTCGAATGCTGGCAGCTAAGACTGCCTTGACTATTCGTTACGATGCCCTCGGAGAGAATACCAGTGCTGAAATGGGAGCTGAGAACAGACTAAAAGTAGAGACGAGACTGAGGCTTTTGGAAGAGAGAGGGGTAAGTCTAGCAGAGAGTTGCATGAA
It contains:
- the NOP58 gene encoding nucleolar protein 58; the protein is MLVLFETAAGYAIFKVLNEKKLQEVDSLWKEFETPEKANKIVKLKHFEKFQDTTEALAASTALVEGKLSKNLKKILKKIVAKDAHEQLAVADAKLGGVIKDKLNLSCIHSPMVTELMRGIRSQIEGLITGLPSREMAAMCLGLAHSLSRYKLKFSPDKVDTMIIQAISLLDDLDKELNNYIMRCREWYGWHFPELGKIITDNLTYCKCVRKVGDRTNFASSDVSDILPEEIEEDVKAAAEISMGTEVSEEDINNIIHLCDQVIEISEYRTQLYDYLKNRMMAIAPNLTVMVGELVGARLIAHAGSLLNLAKHPASTVQLLGAEKALFRALKTKRDTPKFGLIYHASLVGQTNTKNKGKISRMLAAKTALTIRYDALGENTSAEMGAENRLKVETRLRLLEERGIRRISGTGKALARTDKYQNKSEVKIFDPSGDSTLPAVSKKRKIQEVEDQDTEVAVKAKKLKAEMKEETTVEDDEPVKKKKKKKDKEKQVEEEEVLNEEPPTSPTVENTEKKKKKKKKTKDEGED